A stretch of Paenibacillus peoriae DNA encodes these proteins:
- a CDS encoding phosphatidate cytidylyltransferase translates to MDSSLFTLILIFTALLVIHLIYIVVVKTQPDKDYAAIGLRIKTWWGMFFIFCLATLFNPIVSLLSLMALTFFALKEYFSMIRSRKADRRLFLWAYLAIPVQFYWIYIGWYGMFIVFIPIYVFLLLPLPRLINKGTVGFLRSVSSTQWGLMLMVFGLSHLAYFQFATPQYGAKLVLFLVVLTQLNDVVHYLASLYFGKRKIVPTSNPNITWEGFALAFPVTIAASYFIYPYLTPFDLKFGIIFGMLISLSGFFGSLTVSVLKRDLLIGDDDKFDALKKSYLSRVDSLTYTSPVFFHVIRYFFDFM, encoded by the coding sequence ATGGACAGTTCGCTATTTACGTTAATCCTTATTTTTACAGCCTTATTGGTCATCCATCTGATTTACATAGTAGTAGTCAAAACACAGCCAGACAAAGACTATGCAGCTATTGGGCTTCGCATCAAGACATGGTGGGGTATGTTCTTTATCTTTTGCTTGGCAACTCTTTTCAATCCGATCGTTTCACTGCTTTCCCTGATGGCACTCACCTTTTTTGCGCTAAAAGAATACTTTTCCATGATTAGATCCAGAAAAGCTGATCGCAGATTGTTTCTATGGGCGTACTTGGCGATTCCCGTACAATTTTACTGGATTTATATCGGGTGGTACGGAATGTTTATTGTCTTTATTCCTATCTATGTATTCTTACTGCTACCGCTCCCACGATTGATCAACAAAGGAACGGTTGGATTTCTGCGCAGTGTCAGCTCGACCCAGTGGGGACTCATGCTAATGGTTTTCGGGTTGAGTCATCTGGCCTATTTTCAGTTTGCTACGCCGCAATACGGAGCGAAACTTGTACTTTTTCTAGTGGTACTAACGCAGCTCAATGATGTCGTACACTATCTTGCATCACTTTATTTCGGAAAGCGGAAAATCGTCCCGACGTCCAATCCCAATATAACTTGGGAAGGCTTTGCACTCGCTTTTCCCGTAACTATAGCGGCTTCCTATTTCATCTATCCCTATCTGACGCCGTTTGACCTGAAATTTGGAATTATTTTCGGCATGCTGATCAGCTTGAGCGGTTTCTTCGGCAGCTTAACGGTTTCCGTGCTAAAGCGGGATTTATTAATCGGCGATGATGACAAGTTCGATGCTTTGAAAAAAAGCTACTTAAGTCGGGTGGATAGCTTGACCTACACCTCGCCCGTTTTTTTTCACGTGATCCGTTATTTTTTTGACTTTATGTAG
- a CDS encoding PTS fructose transporter subunit IIABC yields the protein MKILAITSCPNGIAHTYMAAENLQKAAAKLGIEMKVETQGSIGVENQLTEQDIREADGIIIAADKTVVKDRFVGKKLLVVGVQDGIRRPEELIQRVMKGNVPVHQAESRTAEGSSQENKPKQNPIYRHLMNGVSYMVPFIVIGGLLIAIALTIGGEKTPGGLVIPDGSFWKTVQDIGSASFTFMIPILAGFIAMSIADRPGLAPGMVGGFIAANGSFYGSEAGAGFIGGIIAGFLAGYVALGIRKMKVGRALQPIMPIIIIPVLASLIVGLIFVFVIGAPVAQLFEALTGWLAGMQGTSSILLALILGAMISFDMGGPVNKVAFLFGSAMIGEGNYEIMGPIAVAICIPPIGMGLAAMINKRKFAPAEREAGKATFTMGLFGITEGAIPFAAQDPLRVIPSIMVGSMVGSVIAMLGNVGDKVAHGGPIVAVLGAVDHVLMFFIAVIVGVAVSVVLVSLLKKDIAATVTPDAAGEAMPGHSTAGAGQSAITTTAVAESSVSTTVTSNGPAVSSQGIHIEKLTDIVTMDLINLDLEGTTRDAVVDEMIGALERTGAVSSASDFKQAILAREEEGSTGIGMNIAIPHGKSEAVLKPSVVFGIKQGGVDWNSADGSEAKLIFMIAVPRNSKENAHLKVLQMLSRKLMDDHFREALLAVTTKEEAYQLLDQVH from the coding sequence ATGAAGATATTAGCGATTACCTCATGTCCTAACGGAATTGCACATACGTATATGGCAGCTGAGAATCTGCAAAAGGCAGCAGCAAAGCTGGGCATCGAAATGAAGGTCGAGACGCAAGGCTCCATTGGAGTTGAAAATCAACTGACCGAGCAGGATATCCGTGAGGCAGATGGCATTATTATTGCAGCGGATAAAACGGTGGTTAAAGACCGCTTCGTCGGTAAGAAACTGCTGGTCGTTGGCGTACAGGATGGCATTCGCCGTCCAGAAGAATTGATCCAGCGGGTGATGAAGGGGAATGTACCTGTGCACCAAGCAGAGTCACGTACTGCCGAAGGTAGCTCACAGGAGAACAAACCGAAACAAAATCCCATCTACCGACACTTGATGAACGGTGTGTCCTATATGGTACCCTTCATCGTCATTGGGGGATTGCTCATTGCCATTGCGTTGACGATTGGCGGTGAGAAGACACCAGGCGGTCTGGTTATACCGGACGGTTCATTTTGGAAGACGGTTCAGGATATCGGCTCAGCTTCGTTTACCTTTATGATACCGATCCTCGCCGGATTTATCGCAATGAGTATTGCGGATAGACCGGGGCTTGCACCGGGTATGGTTGGCGGATTCATTGCTGCGAACGGCAGTTTTTATGGAAGTGAGGCGGGGGCCGGATTTATCGGCGGGATTATCGCTGGTTTTCTGGCGGGTTATGTTGCACTGGGTATTCGGAAAATGAAGGTTGGGCGAGCGTTACAGCCGATCATGCCTATTATTATTATCCCTGTATTGGCATCGTTAATTGTTGGATTAATCTTTGTCTTTGTGATTGGTGCTCCAGTCGCACAATTGTTTGAAGCTTTAACGGGCTGGCTTGCAGGTATGCAAGGTACAAGTTCAATTCTACTAGCATTGATTCTAGGTGCGATGATCTCCTTTGATATGGGCGGCCCTGTGAACAAAGTTGCTTTCTTATTCGGTTCGGCCATGATCGGCGAAGGGAATTATGAAATTATGGGGCCAATCGCCGTTGCGATTTGTATTCCGCCGATTGGGATGGGACTTGCAGCGATGATCAACAAACGTAAATTTGCACCTGCGGAACGCGAGGCCGGGAAGGCAACATTCACGATGGGGTTGTTCGGGATTACCGAAGGTGCGATTCCATTCGCGGCGCAAGATCCACTGCGTGTTATTCCCAGTATTATGGTAGGGTCCATGGTCGGTTCTGTCATCGCCATGTTGGGAAATGTAGGTGATAAGGTAGCTCACGGTGGACCGATTGTAGCTGTACTTGGTGCAGTGGACCATGTGCTTATGTTCTTCATTGCCGTTATTGTCGGCGTAGCCGTATCGGTTGTCCTGGTGAGCTTGCTGAAAAAAGATATTGCAGCAACTGTAACTCCGGATGCTGCTGGGGAAGCGATGCCTGGACATTCTACCGCAGGAGCTGGACAATCTGCGATTACTACAACGGCCGTTGCGGAGTCATCAGTTTCAACAACTGTCACAAGTAACGGGCCAGCCGTGTCTTCGCAAGGCATTCACATTGAGAAACTGACGGATATTGTAACGATGGATCTGATTAATTTGGATCTGGAAGGAACGACACGAGATGCTGTGGTTGATGAAATGATCGGAGCACTTGAGAGAACTGGAGCTGTAAGCTCTGCCAGTGATTTCAAACAGGCGATATTAGCCAGAGAGGAAGAAGGATCAACAGGCATTGGAATGAATATTGCCATTCCTCATGGCAAATCGGAAGCTGTCCTGAAGCCAAGCGTGGTATTTGGCATCAAGCAAGGCGGTGTTGACTGGAATAGTGCAGACGGAAGTGAAGCAAAACTGATCTTTATGATTGCCGTACCGCGCAACAGCAAGGAAAATGCGCATCTGAAAGTGCTGCAAATGTTATCGCGTAAGCTGATGGACGATCATTTCAGAGAGGCGCTTCTGGCAGTTACTACGAAGGAAGAAGCATATCAATTGCTGGATCAGGTGCATTAA
- a CDS encoding DMT family transporter, protein MNKPTFSTYMELVIATSIVGSSVVVGKLVVMQLPVFLSQSASLAVALLFLVPIVFIKKYSLRISKRDALILFIQALVGMFLFRVLMLYGLAYASASESGILTSLTPAIVVLLSYVLLREKITLRPGLGIACSLLGVLALQAPHISALWFNAPNATSFIGLLLVLSAVFGEAALTVLRKMLSSHVSSLLGTMYITLFSFLMFLACSFVEAQQFNFNHVGVGEIGLVLYYGIFVTALGYVLWFRGVSRVPASTAAVYTGCIPVSTLLLSYIILRESFSFAHLAGAGFVFLGIILISRGERR, encoded by the coding sequence ATGAACAAACCAACCTTTTCGACTTACATGGAGTTAGTGATCGCCACTTCCATTGTCGGCAGTTCTGTGGTAGTCGGCAAACTGGTCGTGATGCAGCTGCCTGTTTTTTTATCGCAATCTGCCAGTCTGGCTGTTGCCCTTCTGTTCTTGGTACCCATTGTATTCATCAAGAAGTATTCATTAAGGATCAGCAAACGGGATGCCTTAATCCTGTTCATTCAAGCACTGGTCGGCATGTTTCTCTTCCGTGTCCTAATGCTGTACGGGCTGGCCTACGCCTCTGCTTCCGAAAGCGGAATTTTAACTAGCTTAACCCCAGCTATTGTTGTACTTCTTTCGTATGTGCTGCTGAGAGAAAAGATTACGCTCCGCCCCGGACTAGGGATTGCCTGTTCACTGCTCGGTGTTTTGGCACTACAAGCACCTCACATATCGGCGCTCTGGTTCAATGCTCCTAACGCAACCTCGTTCATTGGCCTGCTGCTTGTTCTGTCTGCTGTGTTCGGAGAAGCGGCACTGACAGTGTTACGCAAGATGCTATCCAGCCATGTCTCTTCCCTGCTTGGAACCATGTATATAACACTCTTTTCATTCCTCATGTTCCTGGCTTGTTCCTTTGTGGAGGCCCAACAGTTCAACTTTAACCACGTTGGTGTAGGGGAGATTGGGCTAGTCTTATATTATGGTATCTTTGTCACCGCATTAGGCTACGTATTATGGTTTAGGGGTGTATCAAGAGTACCGGCTAGTACAGCAGCTGTATACACGGGTTGTATTCCCGTCAGCACACTGCTGCTGTCCTATATCATCCTCCGTGAATCCTTCTCATTTGCTCATCTGGCTGGTGCAGGCTTTGTATTTCTCGGCATCATACTTATATCACGCGGTGAACGCCGCTGA
- a CDS encoding BglG family transcription antiterminator, protein MNKRQMEILRMLLTEPDRLWLAQDLADLTDCSEKTIRNDLKVIEDYIVKHSDANLVRRPGRGIYLEMGEADQNELFHRLYADESTAQHESDEERVLHLAYRLLMNAKPVTIQDLASQYYVNKTVIRRDMEKIDGWLHSFDLALITKQRVGLTILGSEKNKRIALARMNQLIDSPELTGQLMRKQFESHEITTINHELKALQKRNELSFTDEAFEALMLHILLMVKRTKMGQPISLSKQDIAFLQERREFTWAMSFLQQLQKLFAVPFSKEETAYLTLHLLSGKFRYQQEERTGKQGELADSHPLLPELIEQLVRRMSELNMIAFSKDKMLLKGLNVHLYTTLNRLQYGLTVSNPMLAEIKKMYPYMFDRVIITLEEVGRWVRLSFPEEEAAYLTLHFQASVERLHRKESHPQRAIIVCHMGIGMSQLLRTKVERKFPAVHVETTLSKAEVQDYLAAQEVDLVITTVDLPEMNIPHILVSPLLDAKDERRLEQVIRRLDEPEHRAAEESVFFKYTTPFLVFPQQEVQHPEQLISKLAQILEDKGYVEPGYVDSVLAREKMSATTIGGGIAIPHGGSEWIRQSSIVIATLKQPLTWGTEKVELVFLLAVKQDGREEMRQLFKELSLISEQPALVHALSKETDAMRLLGRMKG, encoded by the coding sequence ATGAATAAAAGGCAAATGGAAATTTTACGCATGTTGTTAACTGAACCGGACCGGTTGTGGTTAGCGCAGGATCTGGCGGATCTGACCGACTGCTCTGAAAAGACGATCCGCAACGATCTGAAAGTAATTGAAGATTATATCGTCAAGCATTCTGATGCCAATCTGGTGAGAAGGCCGGGACGCGGCATTTATCTGGAGATGGGTGAAGCGGATCAGAATGAATTGTTCCATCGACTGTATGCGGACGAGAGTACGGCCCAACATGAGTCGGATGAGGAAAGGGTACTGCATCTCGCCTATCGGCTCTTGATGAATGCCAAGCCTGTGACCATCCAGGATCTAGCTTCACAGTATTATGTGAACAAGACGGTAATTCGTAGAGATATGGAGAAGATTGATGGCTGGCTACACAGCTTTGATCTGGCCTTAATTACCAAGCAGCGCGTAGGCTTGACCATCCTAGGCTCTGAGAAAAATAAGCGCATCGCTTTGGCGCGGATGAACCAGCTGATTGACAGTCCTGAGTTAACAGGACAGTTGATGCGCAAACAGTTTGAATCGCACGAGATTACAACCATAAATCATGAATTAAAAGCATTGCAAAAACGCAATGAGCTCAGCTTTACTGACGAAGCTTTCGAAGCTCTAATGCTGCATATCCTCTTAATGGTCAAACGAACCAAGATGGGACAACCCATTTCCCTCTCCAAGCAGGACATTGCCTTTTTGCAGGAGAGACGCGAATTTACATGGGCTATGTCTTTTTTGCAGCAGTTGCAAAAGTTGTTTGCCGTGCCTTTTTCCAAGGAAGAGACAGCGTATTTAACTCTGCACCTGCTTAGCGGGAAGTTCCGTTACCAGCAGGAGGAAAGAACAGGAAAACAAGGTGAGCTGGCAGATAGCCACCCGCTTTTGCCTGAGTTGATTGAGCAGTTAGTCCGGCGGATGTCCGAGCTGAATATGATTGCCTTTTCCAAGGACAAGATGTTGCTGAAAGGGTTGAATGTCCATTTATATACGACCCTGAACCGTCTTCAATATGGGTTGACCGTGTCCAATCCTATGCTGGCCGAGATCAAGAAGATGTACCCCTACATGTTCGACCGAGTTATTATTACGCTGGAAGAGGTGGGGAGATGGGTCCGGCTATCATTCCCCGAGGAGGAAGCGGCGTATTTAACGCTGCATTTTCAGGCTTCTGTGGAGCGATTGCACCGGAAAGAGAGTCATCCCCAGAGAGCCATTATCGTGTGTCACATGGGCATCGGTATGTCCCAACTGCTGCGCACCAAGGTGGAACGTAAATTTCCGGCTGTACATGTGGAGACCACCCTTTCCAAAGCAGAAGTCCAGGACTATCTGGCAGCCCAGGAGGTGGATCTCGTCATTACCACTGTAGATCTCCCAGAGATGAACATTCCGCACATTCTCGTCTCTCCCTTGCTGGATGCCAAGGACGAACGTCGACTGGAGCAAGTGATCCGACGACTGGATGAGCCGGAACATAGGGCAGCAGAAGAATCGGTATTTTTTAAATATACAACACCTTTTTTGGTCTTTCCCCAGCAGGAAGTGCAGCATCCGGAACAATTGATCTCCAAGCTGGCGCAAATACTGGAGGACAAAGGATATGTGGAGCCCGGTTATGTGGACAGCGTACTGGCGCGTGAGAAAATGTCGGCTACGACGATTGGAGGAGGCATAGCTATCCCGCATGGCGGTTCTGAATGGATAAGGCAGTCCTCTATTGTAATCGCTACCTTGAAGCAGCCGCTTACCTGGGGGACCGAGAAAGTAGAGCTTGTGTTCTTGCTTGCGGTTAAACAGGATGGGCGGGAAGAGATGCGCCAGTTATTCAAGGAATTGTCCCTGATCAGTGAGCAACCTGCTTTAGTTCATGCCTTATCTAAGGAGACCGATGCGATGAGATTATTAGGGAGAATGAAGGGATAA
- a CDS encoding SDR family oxidoreductase gives MKIALTGATGQLGSIVVDTLLTSVSTNDLIVSVRNPEKAENLRSRGVDVRHGDFDKPETLDQAFAGVDRLLIISADGDNDTRIRQHKAAVDAAVRAGVGFIAYTSAANAADSTLFLAPVHRITEEFIRESGIPYSFLRNNWYLENEAGTIQSVLAGAPWLTSAGTGKVGWATRADYAQAAATVLSGEGHENTIYELSGKPITQEEFAAILAEVLGKDVPVQQVDDATYAEVMLGAGVPEGAIPIVVGIQQAIREGALDVVSSDFEKLLKRSLTPLSQGISELIKQIQA, from the coding sequence ATGAAAATCGCATTAACAGGAGCAACGGGGCAATTGGGTTCCATCGTGGTAGATACGTTGCTTACATCTGTCTCCACAAACGATCTTATTGTTAGTGTAAGAAATCCAGAAAAAGCAGAGAACTTACGGTCTCGTGGCGTTGATGTTCGTCATGGCGACTTTGATAAACCGGAGACGCTGGATCAGGCGTTTGCTGGAGTAGACCGATTGCTGATTATATCCGCAGACGGGGATAATGATACTAGAATCCGTCAGCATAAAGCGGCTGTTGATGCTGCTGTACGTGCTGGAGTAGGCTTCATCGCCTATACTAGCGCCGCCAATGCCGCTGACAGTACTCTATTCCTTGCACCCGTACATCGCATCACGGAGGAGTTCATTCGCGAGTCAGGTATTCCTTACTCCTTCTTGCGTAATAATTGGTACCTGGAGAATGAGGCAGGCACGATCCAATCCGTACTCGCGGGGGCTCCTTGGCTTACCTCGGCAGGGACCGGTAAAGTAGGTTGGGCTACCCGCGCAGATTATGCGCAAGCAGCTGCAACCGTTTTGTCTGGCGAAGGGCATGAGAATACAATATATGAGCTCTCCGGTAAGCCGATTACCCAAGAAGAGTTTGCAGCGATACTGGCTGAGGTTCTAGGCAAAGATGTTCCTGTACAGCAGGTGGATGATGCTACGTATGCCGAGGTTATGCTCGGTGCGGGAGTCCCGGAAGGTGCAATCCCTATTGTGGTCGGTATTCAACAAGCGATTCGTGAAGGAGCCTTGGATGTCGTAAGCAGCGATTTTGAAAAGCTGTTGAAACGCTCCCTTACACCGCTTAGCCAAGGAATTAGTGAACTAATCAAGCAAATCCAAGCATAA
- a CDS encoding DUF3243 domain-containing protein, with translation MAEHNHAVNKEGEVALNKVDDVLNRIDDSKKDDILGSFDSFKSYLSDKIEMAQNIGLNEELIAKAAEKIAGYLAAKEEPRNREEKLLQELWKAGDKEQQHALAHMLVRVAQTSYE, from the coding sequence ATGGCAGAGCATAATCATGCTGTGAATAAGGAAGGCGAAGTGGCCTTGAACAAGGTAGATGACGTATTAAATCGGATAGACGACAGCAAAAAGGATGACATTCTGGGCAGCTTTGATTCATTCAAAAGTTATTTGAGCGACAAGATTGAAATGGCTCAAAATATTGGTTTGAATGAAGAATTGATCGCAAAAGCAGCTGAGAAGATAGCTGGATATCTGGCAGCCAAAGAAGAACCGCGAAATCGCGAGGAGAAGCTCCTCCAGGAGCTGTGGAAAGCGGGGGACAAGGAGCAGCAGCATGCGCTTGCCCATATGCTAGTACGCGTGGCTCAAACCTCGTATGAATAG
- a CDS encoding PLP-dependent aminotransferase family protein, whose protein sequence is MWLSIDKNVTVPMLRQVYQAIRDRILAGELNAGYKLPSTRVLALQLNVSRNVILEAYEMLLAEGLAIARSGSGTYVAEGAVLPGYVSAPPIEASASAVESAYSNEMSVISFRTGLPALELFPRKSWADLLQSVCKEAPDLALGYGDPAGEPELRRELADYLSHTRGVKVSPEHIVITSGAVQAIQLVTRLLLSAGDEALVEEPTNEDLKSILAATGATLRSMTVDDSGVITADLPQKKHPKLAYLTPSHQFPLGGILPIQRRIELIQYAARTGCLLLEDDYDSEFRYDGAPVHSLQSLDPERVLYVGTFSKILFPALRIGYIVLPSSRVADFIRLKQLADYQTASLEQIVLSRFIRKRLLHKHVHKMKKVYAKRRQVLLDSLEQHFTGQYRVCGRSAGLHLVAEFQFPFREDLPKCLHSQNVFAAQLEGNRLLMGYGHLKENEIREGVRRIRNALQR, encoded by the coding sequence ATGTGGTTATCTATCGATAAGAATGTGACAGTTCCGATGCTGCGTCAGGTATATCAAGCAATACGGGACCGTATTTTAGCTGGAGAACTGAATGCAGGGTATAAACTTCCTTCGACCCGGGTGCTGGCCTTACAGTTGAACGTTTCCCGGAATGTTATCCTCGAAGCTTATGAAATGCTGCTAGCCGAAGGCTTAGCCATTGCGCGCTCAGGTTCAGGAACTTATGTAGCCGAAGGGGCCGTCCTTCCAGGTTATGTATCCGCACCGCCTATCGAGGCGTCTGCGTCTGCAGTGGAATCTGCATATTCAAATGAGATGTCAGTAATTTCCTTCCGGACAGGCCTTCCTGCATTGGAATTATTTCCGCGCAAATCATGGGCTGACTTGCTTCAGAGCGTATGCAAAGAGGCTCCTGATCTGGCACTAGGTTATGGCGATCCTGCTGGAGAGCCTGAGTTACGCAGGGAGCTAGCCGACTATTTGAGTCACACCAGAGGAGTGAAAGTCAGCCCGGAACATATTGTAATCACTAGCGGAGCAGTACAAGCGATTCAGCTTGTCACCCGTCTGTTACTGTCAGCTGGAGATGAAGCCCTGGTAGAGGAACCGACAAATGAAGATTTAAAAAGCATTCTGGCGGCCACAGGAGCCACACTGCGGAGTATGACTGTTGATGATTCGGGAGTTATAACAGCCGATCTGCCACAAAAGAAACACCCCAAACTGGCATATCTGACACCCTCGCACCAGTTCCCGCTGGGGGGTATCTTGCCGATCCAAAGGCGGATCGAGCTAATTCAGTATGCAGCCCGGACAGGATGTCTTCTGCTCGAAGATGATTATGACAGTGAGTTCCGGTATGACGGGGCGCCCGTCCACTCCTTGCAGAGTCTGGACCCAGAACGGGTGCTATATGTCGGGACGTTTAGCAAAATATTATTCCCCGCGCTGAGGATCGGCTATATTGTTCTTCCCTCGTCACGAGTCGCTGATTTTATCCGTTTAAAGCAACTGGCGGATTACCAGACGGCGAGCCTGGAGCAAATTGTGTTGAGTCGGTTTATCAGGAAGCGACTCCTTCATAAACATGTACATAAGATGAAGAAAGTGTATGCCAAGCGTCGTCAAGTCCTGCTTGATAGCCTTGAGCAGCATTTTACAGGGCAATATCGGGTGTGTGGCCGATCGGCGGGTTTACATTTGGTAGCAGAGTTTCAGTTCCCGTTCCGAGAGGATTTGCCGAAATGTCTCCATAGTCAAAATGTATTTGCGGCACAGCTTGAAGGGAACCGGCTGCTCATGGGCTATGGGCATCTAAAGGAAAATGAAATTCGTGAAGGGGTTCGCAGAATCAGGAACGCACTGCAACGGTAG
- a CDS encoding zinc ribbon domain-containing protein YjdM — translation MSNLPNCPECNSEYTYEDRSLFICPECAHEWSTESEAVSSEDIKIVKDANGNILQDGDSVTVIKDLKVKGSSSVLKIGTKVKNIRLVDGDHDIDCKIDGFGAMKLKSEFVKKN, via the coding sequence ATGTCTAATTTACCAAATTGTCCTGAATGTAATTCAGAGTACACTTATGAGGATCGCAGTCTTTTCATTTGTCCGGAATGCGCTCATGAGTGGTCTACCGAGTCAGAAGCGGTAAGCAGTGAAGACATTAAGATCGTCAAAGATGCGAATGGTAACATTCTGCAGGATGGTGACTCTGTAACTGTCATTAAAGACCTTAAAGTGAAGGGAAGCTCATCCGTCTTAAAAATCGGCACCAAAGTAAAAAACATCCGTCTGGTGGATGGCGATCACGATATTGACTGCAAAATTGATGGTTTTGGAGCAATGAAGCTAAAATCGGAGTTTGTAAAAAAGAATTAA
- a CDS encoding diacylglycerol/lipid kinase family protein: protein MKKAMVIVNPSSGKEESLQHVRNVEEILRDQGYVVTVKETAKELDATRFCVNACEEACDLVVSIGGDGTLHETINGFIDQDHRPRLGIIPLGTVNDFARALQIPLSPELAIRILTSARVKNVDMGLLNGRMFANVVATGSLAESLSAVSSDDKSMFGTFAYFKEGMKELIGHPAHSLIVRYDDKTWEGESPLFLAALTNSVGGFEKLAPDAAVDDGLLHCFIFKNLNILNTVTASISLFLGNLKDHSDIIYFTAKHVSVSSAEPISTNVDGEEGPSLPIDLGILPRHIEVIVPE, encoded by the coding sequence ATGAAAAAAGCTATGGTCATTGTAAATCCCTCTTCCGGCAAAGAGGAATCTCTCCAACATGTCAGAAACGTAGAAGAAATTCTACGTGATCAAGGATACGTTGTTACGGTTAAAGAAACGGCAAAGGAACTGGACGCCACCCGTTTTTGCGTTAATGCGTGTGAGGAAGCTTGTGACCTAGTCGTTTCCATCGGCGGGGATGGCACACTTCACGAAACCATCAACGGTTTCATTGATCAAGACCATCGCCCAAGACTGGGGATCATCCCCCTTGGGACAGTCAATGATTTTGCCCGTGCCTTGCAAATTCCGCTAAGTCCCGAGCTGGCGATCCGTATACTGACTTCTGCCCGCGTGAAAAACGTAGATATGGGCCTCTTAAACGGCCGAATGTTTGCCAATGTTGTTGCCACAGGTTCGCTTGCTGAATCACTATCAGCTGTATCATCAGACGATAAGTCCATGTTTGGCACATTTGCCTACTTCAAAGAAGGCATGAAAGAGCTTATCGGCCATCCTGCCCACTCACTTATCGTCCGCTATGATGACAAAACCTGGGAAGGTGAATCCCCACTCTTTTTGGCTGCTTTAACCAATTCAGTCGGCGGTTTCGAGAAACTGGCGCCCGATGCGGCTGTTGACGATGGTCTGCTTCACTGCTTTATTTTCAAAAACCTTAATATATTGAACACCGTGACGGCCAGCATATCCTTATTTTTAGGTAACCTGAAGGATCATAGTGATATTATTTACTTTACCGCAAAGCATGTAAGTGTCAGCTCCGCAGAACCGATCAGTACGAATGTAGATGGCGAGGAAGGGCCGTCTTTGCCTATCGACCTTGGTATTTTACCGCGTCATATTGAGGTAATTGTGCCGGAATAG
- a CDS encoding AIM24 family protein, which translates to MAFVINNLKDNSNVAITDQLGGFTVLEYITDLSCTSVAAAQDNYYMSKSNMRRKQLMIEINNSEIMMKAGAMQYTVGSMEMTTGVKGVGGLMRNLVSGAVTGTGAIKPHYKGTGTIMLEPTYQYIWLIDVDNDDIAIEDGLFLACDTTLDISVVARSNLSSAALGGEGLFNLSARGKGVLALQAPIPSEEAVVIELQNDVLKVDGNFALMWSNTLQFTVEKSGKTKMGSAASGEGLVNVYRGTGTVWLAPL; encoded by the coding sequence ATGGCTTTTGTTATTAATAATTTAAAGGATAACAGCAATGTTGCTATCACTGACCAATTAGGCGGATTTACGGTACTGGAATACATAACAGATTTGAGCTGCACCTCGGTTGCGGCTGCGCAAGACAATTACTATATGAGCAAAAGTAACATGCGCCGCAAGCAACTCATGATCGAAATCAACAATAGTGAGATTATGATGAAGGCGGGAGCCATGCAATATACTGTGGGTAGCATGGAAATGACTACCGGTGTAAAAGGCGTGGGAGGCTTAATGCGAAACTTGGTGTCCGGCGCTGTAACAGGGACAGGTGCCATTAAACCGCACTATAAAGGCACGGGTACCATTATGCTGGAGCCTACCTACCAATATATTTGGCTTATTGATGTCGACAATGATGATATTGCCATCGAAGACGGCTTGTTTTTGGCTTGTGACACGACGCTGGACATATCCGTCGTTGCACGTAGTAATCTTTCCTCTGCCGCACTGGGTGGAGAAGGGTTATTTAATTTAAGCGCCCGCGGAAAAGGAGTTCTGGCACTTCAAGCGCCAATCCCTTCCGAGGAAGCGGTCGTTATAGAATTGCAAAATGATGTGCTGAAGGTGGATGGTAACTTTGCCCTCATGTGGTCCAATACCTTACAGTTCACCGTCGAAAAATCTGGAAAAACCAAAATGGGCTCGGCTGCTTCCGGCGAAGGGCTGGTAAATGTGTACAGGGGAACAGGAACCGTATGGTTAGCGCCCTTATAA